From the genome of Streptomyces sp. NBC_00659, one region includes:
- a CDS encoding RICIN domain-containing protein, translating into MAQGDPPGRDTAAGSDGLPADASDARLTELLRAGTSTAYAALQELRARHRASVLAYARLCTTGDSGAGQLAAQTFTLAARETARGIDPNVPWRHQLLLLTGRVAAASWARDQRAAGLDPGLLLVLSTAGPGGPVPSLLPAFQSLPSRAQGLIWYAVVEREPAERTAVMLGVTAEDVTYGTAQALQSLGQACLKYRLAASDDPRCGDFRRLIEESVRPDNPRSSTDLHTHMARCAHCSAAYEELTALRDHPRSALAEGLLPWAGTAYVTNAEPTGAATPGPPAAPRTSVLPWPPSRRVVLTSAAALGVALAPVLFLLLSSGGTPSADAAGSVATPSGPPAVTITATVPVTPSAPTASASPSPSATSASPSPSRTSAPPRSPSPKPSPTAVFRPPDGSYAQVVNVASGLCLDIRDGDLEKGTDVVTAPCSPSSTQRWRVDTGSGSLRPAADDDFCLDSRGSVDKGVGIWECSSLDGDHGDHLRFTVDGDGVIRPAVAIETAMTPDGDGGLTLVPLNGGTGQRWRAGTT; encoded by the coding sequence ATGGCGCAGGGCGACCCGCCCGGCAGAGACACCGCGGCCGGGAGCGACGGACTGCCCGCGGACGCGTCCGACGCGCGGCTGACCGAGCTGCTGCGCGCCGGGACCTCGACCGCGTACGCGGCCCTCCAGGAACTCCGCGCACGCCACCGCGCCTCGGTCCTCGCCTACGCCCGGCTGTGCACCACCGGCGACTCCGGGGCCGGCCAGCTCGCCGCGCAGACCTTCACCCTCGCGGCCCGCGAGACGGCACGCGGCATCGACCCGAACGTCCCCTGGCGGCACCAACTCCTGCTGCTCACCGGGCGGGTGGCGGCGGCCTCGTGGGCCCGGGACCAGCGGGCCGCGGGCCTCGACCCCGGCCTGCTCCTCGTCCTCAGCACGGCGGGCCCCGGCGGCCCCGTCCCGTCGCTGCTCCCGGCCTTCCAGTCCCTCCCGTCCCGCGCCCAGGGGCTCATCTGGTACGCGGTCGTGGAGCGCGAACCGGCGGAACGGACGGCGGTCATGCTCGGCGTCACGGCCGAGGACGTCACGTACGGCACCGCCCAGGCACTCCAGTCCCTGGGCCAGGCCTGTCTGAAGTACCGGCTGGCCGCCTCGGACGATCCGCGCTGCGGAGACTTCCGCCGGCTGATCGAGGAGTCGGTGCGGCCCGACAACCCGCGCTCCAGCACCGACCTGCACACCCACATGGCGCGCTGCGCGCACTGCTCGGCCGCGTACGAGGAACTGACCGCCCTGCGCGACCATCCGCGCTCCGCCCTGGCCGAGGGCCTGCTGCCGTGGGCGGGTACGGCGTACGTCACGAACGCCGAGCCGACGGGGGCAGCCACGCCCGGGCCTCCCGCCGCCCCGCGGACGTCGGTGCTTCCCTGGCCGCCGTCCCGCCGGGTCGTCCTGACCTCGGCGGCGGCGCTCGGCGTGGCCCTGGCGCCGGTCCTCTTCCTGCTGCTGTCCTCGGGCGGCACGCCGTCCGCGGACGCGGCGGGCTCGGTCGCCACGCCCTCGGGCCCGCCCGCGGTGACCATCACGGCGACGGTCCCGGTCACCCCGTCGGCCCCCACGGCGTCGGCCTCGCCGTCGCCGTCGGCGACGTCGGCGTCGCCCTCCCCGTCCCGTACCTCGGCGCCGCCGAGGTCACCGAGCCCGAAGCCGAGCCCGACCGCTGTCTTCCGCCCGCCCGACGGCTCCTACGCCCAGGTGGTGAACGTCGCCTCCGGGCTGTGCCTGGACATCCGCGACGGCGACCTGGAGAAGGGCACGGACGTCGTCACCGCGCCCTGCTCCCCGTCCTCCACCCAGCGCTGGCGCGTCGACACCGGCAGCGGTTCCCTCCGGCCGGCCGCCGACGACGACTTCTGCCTGGACAGCCGCGGCTCGGTCGACAAGGGCGTGGGCATCTGGGAGTGCTCCTCGCTCGACGGCGACCACGGCGACCACCTCCGCTTCACCGTCGACGGGGACGGTGTGATCCGCCCTGCCGTGGCCATCGAGACGGCGATGACACCGGACGGCGACGGCGGGCTGACCCTGGTGCCGCTGAACGGGGGCACGGGCCAGCGCTGGCGCGCGGGCACCACCTGA
- a CDS encoding ATP-binding protein: MSTTRPCSPGDRGPESGDGGASAVSARSAAPVDGATSVDSAAPVGAAPVPVGRQARRLSLDGESGVVPLARDFARQALYAWGWLPAASADRRAAAEDVLLVVSELVTNACLHAEGPDELRISCDNKVLRIEVSDRGAGQPTPRTPHRAGRPGGHGMFIVQRLCLDWGVVRTPGVAGKTVWAELGAPA; the protein is encoded by the coding sequence ATGAGCACCACCCGGCCCTGCTCGCCGGGCGACCGCGGCCCGGAGTCGGGCGACGGCGGCGCTTCCGCGGTGTCCGCGCGGAGCGCGGCGCCCGTGGACGGCGCGACGTCCGTCGACAGCGCGGCCCCGGTCGGCGCGGCCCCCGTGCCCGTCGGGCGCCAAGCCCGCAGGCTGAGCCTCGACGGCGAGAGCGGTGTCGTGCCGCTCGCCCGCGACTTCGCCCGGCAGGCGCTGTACGCGTGGGGCTGGCTGCCCGCGGCGAGCGCCGACCGGCGGGCCGCTGCCGAGGATGTCCTGCTGGTCGTCTCCGAGCTGGTCACGAACGCCTGTCTGCACGCCGAGGGCCCGGACGAACTCCGGATCTCCTGCGACAACAAGGTGCTGCGCATCGAGGTCTCCGACCGCGGGGCGGGCCAGCCCACCCCGCGCACCCCGCACCGCGCCGGGCGCCCCGGCGGCCACGGCATGTTCATCGTGCAGCGGCTCTGCCTGGACTGGGGCGTCGTACGGACGCCCGGAGTCGCGGGCAAGACGGTATGGGCGGAACTGGGCGCCCCCGCGTAG
- a CDS encoding RNA polymerase sigma factor SigF, whose amino-acid sequence MSPRLDASQNLTATSTPSPESPEHVDGTGTDGVDALTGLTGLPEIPPYDEVGPVDARALSKTLFARLESLEEGTHDYAYVRNTLVELNLALVKFAASRFRSRSEPMEDIIQVGTIGLIKAIDRFELSRGVEFPTFAMPTIIGEIKRFFRDTSWSVRVPRRLQELRLDLAKAGDELAQRLDRAPTVDELAERLGISRDEVVEGMAASNAYTASSLDAQPEEDDSEGALADRIGYEDNGLEGIEYVESLKPLIAELPQRDRQILSLRFVANMTQSEIGDELGISQMHVSRLLSRTLVRLRKGLTVEE is encoded by the coding sequence ATGTCACCCCGGCTCGACGCATCGCAGAACCTGACGGCGACGTCGACACCTTCTCCGGAATCCCCGGAGCACGTCGACGGAACCGGAACCGACGGAGTCGACGCACTCACCGGACTCACCGGACTTCCGGAGATCCCCCCGTACGACGAGGTGGGGCCGGTGGACGCGCGGGCTCTGTCCAAGACGCTCTTCGCGCGGCTGGAGTCCCTCGAAGAGGGCACGCACGACTACGCGTACGTCCGCAACACACTCGTCGAACTCAACCTCGCGCTGGTGAAGTTCGCCGCCTCCCGCTTCCGCTCCCGCAGCGAGCCGATGGAGGACATCATCCAGGTCGGCACCATCGGCCTCATCAAGGCGATCGACCGGTTCGAGCTGAGCCGCGGTGTCGAGTTCCCCACCTTCGCGATGCCGACGATCATCGGCGAGATCAAGCGCTTCTTCCGCGACACCTCCTGGTCGGTGCGGGTACCCCGCAGGCTCCAGGAACTCCGGCTCGACCTGGCCAAGGCCGGCGACGAACTGGCCCAGCGCCTCGACCGCGCGCCGACCGTGGACGAGCTCGCGGAACGGCTCGGCATCAGCCGCGACGAGGTCGTCGAAGGCATGGCCGCGTCGAACGCCTACACGGCCAGTTCGCTGGACGCCCAGCCCGAGGAGGACGACTCCGAGGGCGCGCTCGCGGACCGCATCGGCTACGAGGACAACGGACTCGAGGGCATCGAGTACGTGGAGTCCCTCAAGCCGCTGATCGCGGAACTCCCGCAGCGTGACCGGCAGATCCTCTCCCTGCGGTTCGTGGCGAACATGACCCAGTCCGAGATCGGCGACGAACTCGGCATCTCCCAGATGCATGTCTCCCGGCTGCTGTCGCGCACCCTCGTGCGGCTCCGCAAGGGCTTGACCGTCGAGGAGTGA
- a CDS encoding formimidoylglutamate deiminase gives MTQTYWLEHAWLGTNVEPGVAVTVSGGGSEAGADGRVTDVRTGVDTPPPGAEILRGLTLPGLANAHSHAFHRALRGTVQVGSGTFWTWREIMYSFADRLTPETYHALARAVYAEMALAGVTSVGEFHYVHHAHDGTPYADPNAMGEALIAAAADAGIRITLLDTAYLSSGFGQPPNPHQRRFSDGTADAWAERSSLLKDRDHARIGAAIHSVRAVPAGQLATVARWAEERRAPLHVHLSEQTAENEACLAAHGRTPTRLLADHGVLGPRTTGVHNTHLTDEDIALLGGSGTGTCMCPTTERDLADGIGPAVALQRAGSALSLGSDSHAVIDLLEEARAMELNERLRTRTRGHWTAAALLRAASADGHAALGWDDAGSIETGALADFTTIALDSVRTAGPVPRLGAETAVFAATGADVRHTVVAGRHVVRDGAHTLVPDVPAALADAVQALRS, from the coding sequence GTGACACAGACGTACTGGCTGGAACACGCCTGGCTCGGCACGAACGTCGAGCCGGGCGTCGCCGTGACCGTGTCGGGCGGCGGCTCCGAGGCCGGTGCCGACGGCCGTGTCACCGACGTCCGCACCGGCGTCGACACCCCGCCGCCGGGAGCCGAGATCCTGCGCGGACTCACCCTCCCCGGCCTCGCCAACGCCCACTCGCACGCCTTCCACCGAGCTCTGCGCGGCACCGTCCAGGTCGGCTCCGGCACCTTCTGGACCTGGCGCGAGATCATGTACTCCTTCGCGGACCGGCTGACCCCGGAGACCTACCACGCGCTGGCCCGCGCGGTGTACGCGGAGATGGCGCTCGCCGGAGTCACCTCCGTCGGCGAGTTCCACTACGTGCACCACGCCCACGACGGCACCCCCTACGCCGACCCCAACGCCATGGGCGAGGCACTCATCGCCGCAGCCGCCGACGCCGGGATCCGCATCACCCTGCTCGACACGGCCTACCTCTCCTCCGGCTTCGGGCAGCCGCCCAACCCGCACCAGCGGCGCTTCTCCGACGGCACCGCCGACGCCTGGGCGGAACGCTCTTCACTTCTCAAGGACCGGGATCACGCACGGATCGGCGCGGCGATCCACTCCGTACGGGCCGTGCCCGCCGGACAGCTCGCCACCGTGGCGCGCTGGGCCGAGGAGCGGCGCGCCCCGCTCCATGTGCACCTGTCCGAGCAGACGGCGGAGAACGAGGCCTGCCTCGCCGCCCACGGCCGCACGCCCACCCGGCTGCTCGCCGACCACGGTGTCCTCGGACCGCGCACCACCGGCGTCCACAACACGCACCTCACCGACGAGGACATCGCCCTGCTCGGCGGCTCCGGCACCGGCACCTGCATGTGCCCGACCACCGAACGCGACCTCGCCGACGGCATCGGCCCCGCCGTCGCCCTCCAGCGCGCGGGCTCGGCCCTGTCGCTCGGCTCCGACAGCCACGCCGTCATCGACCTCCTCGAAGAGGCCCGCGCGATGGAGCTGAACGAGCGGCTGCGCACCCGGACCCGCGGTCACTGGACGGCCGCCGCCCTGCTGCGCGCCGCCTCCGCCGACGGCCACGCGGCCCTCGGCTGGGACGACGCGGGCAGCATCGAGACGGGCGCGCTCGCCGACTTCACGACGATCGCCCTCGACTCGGTCAGAACAGCGGGACCGGTGCCACGCCTCGGCGCGGAGACAGCCGTATTCGCGGCCACGGGCGCCGATGTCCGGCACACGGTCGTGGCGGGCCGGCACGTCGTGCGCGACGGCGCGCACACGCTCGTACCGGATGTGCCGGCAGCGCTCGCGGACGCCGTCCAGGCGCTGCGCTCCTGA
- a CDS encoding LPXTG cell wall anchor domain-containing protein, producing the protein MRGRPVSYRTYQKRTAALAFAAALAGSAVLTAAPAAQAAVVDVNYQCKTPIGDKSAVSPIDIKSVKSGSAYKLTMSWQKGVSSSPVELGKGAMTPSAVIKVGGADSGTVAVSGAANAAAIPANTPIKINDLSGTYTPKKSGKVTFTAGVLTIKALGTTTTCTPSNNPGPSLTLDVTAAGGSGSSTSGSSGSGSSGSQSGSGSGSGESLPQTGPEDSVIALGTLGGTVLLAGAAGVLWLTRRHQAVRR; encoded by the coding sequence ATGAGGGGCAGGCCCGTGTCGTACCGGACGTACCAGAAACGAACCGCCGCGCTCGCGTTCGCCGCGGCCCTGGCCGGCTCGGCGGTGCTGACGGCCGCCCCCGCAGCCCAGGCCGCCGTGGTGGACGTCAACTACCAGTGCAAGACGCCGATCGGCGACAAGAGCGCCGTCTCGCCCATCGACATCAAGAGCGTCAAGAGCGGCAGCGCCTACAAGCTCACCATGTCCTGGCAGAAGGGCGTCTCCTCCAGCCCGGTCGAACTCGGCAAGGGCGCGATGACGCCGAGCGCCGTCATCAAGGTGGGCGGCGCGGACAGCGGCACGGTGGCGGTCAGCGGCGCGGCCAACGCGGCCGCCATCCCCGCCAACACCCCCATCAAGATCAATGACTTGAGCGGAACCTACACGCCGAAGAAGTCCGGCAAGGTCACCTTCACCGCGGGCGTCCTCACCATCAAGGCCCTCGGCACCACGACCACCTGCACGCCCTCGAACAACCCGGGGCCCTCGCTGACCCTCGACGTCACGGCGGCCGGCGGTTCCGGCTCCTCGACCTCGGGCTCCTCCGGCTCCGGTTCCAGCGGGTCCCAGAGCGGCTCCGGCTCCGGCTCCGGCGAATCCCTCCCGCAGACCGGCCCCGAGGACTCCGTGATCGCTCTCGGCACCCTCGGCGGAACGGTCCTGCTCGCCGGCGCGGCAGGCGTGCTGTGGCTGACGCGCAGGCATCAGGCGGTACGCCGCTGA
- a CDS encoding COG1470 family protein: MPYALPAAHVLGLTLVLLSAAPTALAAEGWSVVPAGGGTAGGRPSVYAEGAPGTVLQDAVSVLNPGTRPLTVRLRGADADNTADGGFTVRERPADAGAWIAFAGHADGRRTAVRELSVRVPARTRADVPFTIGVPAGAAPGDRPGAIVASGGGRTSAVRVQLRVAGPALSALSVEHVRVGGGRISYELVNRGTTVLAPRLAVHADGVFGTLLDRGPRALPVELLPGRRVTLHEPWTGPPSLDAADVRLTVTAAGGVRSTATASVRFVPWGPLAGAGAALVALLGALAAVRHRRRAGVRGRPGRRARDGGAGEQSGTEVELTGAVS; the protein is encoded by the coding sequence ATGCCGTACGCACTCCCCGCCGCCCACGTGCTGGGCCTGACCCTGGTGCTGCTGAGCGCGGCACCGACGGCCCTGGCCGCCGAGGGCTGGTCCGTCGTCCCGGCCGGGGGCGGCACGGCCGGCGGGCGGCCCTCCGTCTACGCGGAGGGCGCGCCCGGCACGGTCCTTCAGGACGCGGTGTCCGTGCTCAACCCGGGTACGCGGCCCCTCACCGTCCGGCTGCGCGGCGCCGACGCGGACAACACCGCCGACGGAGGCTTCACGGTCCGTGAACGGCCGGCGGACGCGGGCGCGTGGATCGCCTTCGCCGGACACGCTGACGGCCGCAGGACCGCGGTGCGGGAGCTGTCCGTACGGGTGCCGGCGCGCACCCGTGCCGACGTGCCGTTCACCATCGGCGTCCCGGCCGGGGCGGCGCCCGGTGACCGTCCCGGCGCGATCGTCGCGAGCGGCGGCGGCCGCACCTCGGCGGTCCGGGTCCAGCTCCGGGTGGCGGGACCGGCGTTGTCGGCGCTGAGCGTCGAGCACGTCAGGGTGGGCGGCGGACGGATCTCCTACGAGCTGGTCAACCGCGGCACCACGGTCCTCGCCCCGCGGCTGGCCGTGCACGCCGACGGGGTCTTCGGCACCCTGCTCGACCGGGGCCCGCGCGCCCTGCCCGTCGAGCTCCTGCCCGGCCGCCGCGTCACGCTCCACGAGCCGTGGACCGGCCCGCCCTCGCTCGACGCGGCGGACGTGCGGCTGACGGTGACGGCGGCGGGCGGTGTGCGCTCGACGGCCACCGCTTCGGTCCGGTTCGTGCCGTGGGGGCCCCTGGCCGGGGCGGGAGCCGCCCTGGTGGCGCTCCTGGGTGCCTTGGCCGCCGTACGGCACCGCAGGCGGGCCGGGGTGCGCGGGCGTCCCGGGCGCCGGGCGCGGGACGGCGGGGCCGGTGAACAGAGCGGCACGGAGGTCGAGTTGACGGGAGCGGTGTCGTGA
- the hutI gene encoding imidazolonepropionase, translating to MSSTTVITNIAGLVTNDPSLGDGSPLGLIQDAAVVIDGDRVAWTGESSKAPATDNRVDAGGRAVIPGFVDSHSHLVFAGDRTQEFNARMSGRGYSAGGIRTTVAATRAASDEELERNLTRYLREALRQGTTTFETKSGYGLTVRDEARALRIAASHTDEVTYLGAHIVSPDYADDPAGYVALVTGEMLDACAPYARWVDVFCEKGAFDGDQARAILTAGKAKGLHPRVHANQLSYGPGVQLAVELDAASADHCTHLTDADVDALASGGTVATLLPGAEFSTRAEWPNARRLIDAGVTVALSTDCNPGSSFTSSVPFCIALAVRDMRMTPDEAVWSATAGGAKALRRDDVGRIAPGAYADLTLLDAPSHVHLAYRPGVPLVTGVWRRGVREV from the coding sequence ATGAGCAGCACGACCGTCATCACCAACATCGCCGGTCTGGTCACCAACGATCCCTCCCTCGGCGACGGTTCCCCTCTCGGTCTGATCCAGGACGCGGCCGTCGTCATCGACGGCGACCGCGTCGCGTGGACCGGTGAATCAAGCAAAGCACCCGCCACTGACAACCGGGTCGACGCCGGCGGCCGCGCGGTGATCCCGGGCTTCGTCGACTCCCACTCGCACCTGGTCTTCGCCGGCGACCGCACCCAGGAGTTCAACGCCCGCATGTCCGGCCGGGGGTACAGCGCGGGCGGCATCCGCACCACCGTCGCCGCCACCCGCGCCGCCTCCGACGAGGAACTGGAGCGCAACCTCACCCGCTACCTGCGCGAAGCCCTCCGCCAGGGCACCACGACCTTCGAGACCAAGTCGGGCTACGGCCTGACCGTCCGGGACGAGGCCCGCGCGCTGCGCATCGCCGCCTCGCACACCGACGAGGTCACCTACCTGGGCGCGCACATCGTCTCGCCGGACTACGCCGACGACCCGGCCGGCTACGTCGCCCTGGTGACCGGCGAGATGCTCGACGCCTGTGCCCCGTACGCCCGCTGGGTGGACGTCTTCTGCGAGAAGGGCGCCTTCGACGGTGACCAGGCGCGGGCGATCCTCACGGCGGGCAAGGCGAAGGGCCTGCACCCGCGCGTGCACGCCAACCAGCTCTCGTACGGCCCCGGTGTCCAGCTCGCCGTCGAGCTGGACGCGGCGAGCGCCGACCACTGCACGCACCTGACCGACGCGGACGTCGACGCCCTCGCGAGCGGCGGCACCGTGGCGACCCTGCTCCCGGGCGCCGAGTTCTCCACCCGCGCCGAGTGGCCGAACGCCCGCAGGCTGATCGACGCGGGTGTCACGGTCGCGCTGTCCACCGACTGCAACCCGGGCTCGTCCTTCACGTCGTCCGTGCCCTTCTGCATCGCGCTCGCGGTACGGGACATGCGGATGACCCCGGACGAGGCCGTGTGGTCGGCGACCGCGGGGGGCGCGAAGGCCCTGCGCCGGGACGACGTGGGCCGGATCGCGCCGGGCGCCTACGCGGACCTCACCCTGCTGGACGCCCCCAGCCACGTCCACCTCGCCTACCGTCCGGGTGTCCCACTGGTCACCGGCGTCTGGCGGCGCGGCGTCCGCGAGGTCTGA
- a CDS encoding STAS domain-containing protein yields MDRGTVGSAQSGRLLVEVREEGTSAVVTPAGELDHHTADLLREPLEGCLEKGYARLVIDCSRLEFCDSTGLNVLLGARLKAEAAGGGVHLAAMQPVVARVFEITGAEAVFTVHDTLEAALSG; encoded by the coding sequence ATGGACCGTGGGACGGTCGGCAGCGCTCAGTCTGGCCGGCTTCTTGTCGAGGTGCGGGAAGAGGGCACGAGTGCCGTCGTGACTCCCGCGGGTGAGCTCGATCACCACACGGCCGATCTGTTGCGTGAGCCACTCGAAGGGTGCCTCGAAAAGGGGTACGCGCGACTGGTCATCGACTGCTCCCGGCTGGAGTTCTGTGATTCCACCGGGCTCAACGTGCTGCTCGGTGCCCGGCTGAAGGCCGAGGCCGCGGGCGGCGGGGTCCATCTGGCCGCGATGCAGCCGGTGGTGGCGCGGGTCTTCGAGATCACGGGGGCGGAGGCGGTCTTCACCGTCCACGACACGCTCGAAGCGGCGCTGTCCGGCTGA
- the hutU gene encoding urocanate hydratase yields MSGPRPVRAPRGTELSALGWQQEAALRMLQNNLDPEVAEHPDKLVVYGGTGKAARDWRSFDAMVRTLRTLKQDETMLVQSGRPVGVMQTHEWAPRVLIANSNLVGDWANWEEFRRLEQLGLTMYGQMTAGSWIYIGTQGILQGTYETFSAVAAKLHSIGKGGVNGTLAGTITLTAGLGGMGGAQPLAVTMNDGVAICIDVDPRAIERRIEHRYLDVRADSLEHALQLAVEARDQRKPLSIGLLGNAAELLPRMLAEGAPIDIVTDQTSAHDPLAYLPVGIDFDDMADAAAKDPAGFTTRARESMAKHVEAMVGFMDAGAEVFDYGNSIRGEAQLAGYDRAFAFPGFVPAYIRPLFSEGKGPFRWAALSGEASDIHKTDKAILDLFPENESLHRWIKLAGERVHFQGLPARICWLGYGERDKAGERFNDMVASGELAAPLAIGRDHLDCGSVASPYRETEAMLDGSDAIADWPLLNAMVNVASGASWVSIHHGGGVGMGRSIHAGQVSVADGTKLAGEKIRRVLTNDPGMGVIRHVDAGYDIAESVADERGVRIPMREGDEGGAA; encoded by the coding sequence ATGTCAGGACCCCGCCCCGTCCGAGCGCCGCGCGGTACGGAACTGAGCGCCCTGGGATGGCAGCAGGAAGCCGCCCTGCGGATGCTGCAGAACAACCTCGACCCCGAGGTCGCCGAGCACCCCGACAAACTCGTCGTCTACGGCGGCACCGGCAAGGCGGCCCGGGACTGGCGCTCCTTCGACGCCATGGTCCGCACGCTCAGGACCCTCAAGCAGGACGAGACGATGCTCGTCCAGTCCGGCCGCCCCGTCGGCGTCATGCAGACCCACGAGTGGGCCCCGCGCGTCCTCATCGCCAACTCCAACCTGGTCGGCGACTGGGCGAACTGGGAGGAGTTCCGGCGCCTGGAGCAGCTCGGCCTCACCATGTACGGCCAGATGACCGCCGGTTCCTGGATCTACATCGGCACCCAGGGCATCCTCCAGGGCACCTACGAGACCTTCTCCGCCGTCGCCGCGAAGCTGCATTCAATTGGTAAAGGAGGGGTCAACGGCACCCTCGCCGGGACGATCACCCTCACCGCCGGCCTCGGCGGCATGGGCGGCGCCCAGCCGCTCGCCGTGACGATGAACGACGGCGTCGCCATCTGCATCGACGTGGACCCGCGCGCCATCGAGCGCCGGATCGAGCACCGCTACCTGGACGTGCGGGCCGACTCCCTGGAGCACGCCCTCCAGCTCGCCGTCGAGGCCCGTGACCAGCGCAAGCCGCTCTCCATCGGTCTGCTCGGCAACGCGGCGGAGCTGTTGCCCCGCATGCTCGCCGAGGGCGCCCCCATCGACATCGTGACCGACCAGACCTCGGCCCACGACCCCCTCGCCTACCTCCCCGTCGGCATCGACTTCGACGACATGGCCGACGCGGCCGCCAAGGACCCGGCGGGCTTCACCACCCGCGCCCGCGAGTCCATGGCCAAGCACGTCGAGGCCATGGTCGGCTTCATGGACGCCGGCGCCGAGGTCTTCGACTACGGCAACTCCATCCGCGGCGAGGCCCAGCTCGCCGGGTACGACCGCGCCTTCGCCTTCCCCGGCTTCGTCCCCGCCTACATCCGCCCGCTGTTCTCCGAAGGCAAGGGCCCCTTCCGCTGGGCCGCCCTGTCCGGCGAGGCCTCCGACATCCACAAGACGGACAAGGCGATCCTCGACCTCTTCCCGGAGAACGAATCGCTGCACCGCTGGATCAAGCTGGCCGGTGAGCGCGTCCACTTCCAGGGCCTGCCCGCCCGTATCTGCTGGCTCGGCTACGGCGAGCGCGACAAGGCCGGCGAGCGCTTCAACGACATGGTGGCCTCCGGCGAACTCGCCGCTCCCCTCGCCATCGGCCGCGACCACCTCGACTGCGGCTCCGTCGCCTCCCCGTACCGCGAGACCGAGGCCATGCTCGACGGCTCCGACGCGATCGCCGACTGGCCGCTGCTGAACGCCATGGTGAACGTCGCCTCCGGCGCCTCCTGGGTCTCCATCCACCACGGCGGCGGCGTCGGCATGGGCCGCTCCATCCACGCCGGCCAGGTCTCCGTCGCCGACGGCACCAAGCTTGCCGGCGAGAAGATCCGCCGCGTCCTGACGAACGACCCCGGCATGGGCGTCATCCGCCACGTCGACGCGGGTTACGACATCGCCGAGTCCGTCGCGGACGAGCGCGGTGTGCGCATCCCGATGCGTGAGGGTGACGAAGGCGGCGCCGCGTGA
- a CDS encoding allantoate amidohydrolase, which produces MTFHSMWAELLPIGRSSASGGYRRFAWTGADTDCRAWFRQQAESRGLTYELDRNGNQWAWLGDPAAGDAVVTGSHLDSVPDGGAFDGPLGVVSSFAALDELRARGVQFTKPLAIVNFGDEEGARFGLACVGSRLAAGQLTVDQAHRLTDADGITLPQAMERAGYDPAGIGPDPERLGRIGAFVELHVEQGRALDIGGDQVGIASAIWPHGRWRFDFRGEANHAGTTRLVDRHDPMLPYAETVLAARREARLAGAVATFGKIAVEPNGVNAIPSLVRGWLDSRAADQATLDTVVGGVEKAAREYADAQGVELDVIRESFTPVVEFEHALRDELARILGKERDAVLNVPVLGTGAGHDAGILSGTVPTAMLFVRNPTGVSHSPAEFAAEDDCVAGVTALADVLEGLACR; this is translated from the coding sequence GTGACGTTCCACAGCATGTGGGCGGAGCTGCTGCCGATCGGCCGCAGTTCCGCCTCCGGCGGCTACCGCCGGTTCGCCTGGACCGGGGCCGACACCGACTGCCGCGCCTGGTTCCGGCAGCAGGCCGAGTCCCGCGGGCTTACCTACGAGCTCGACCGCAACGGCAACCAGTGGGCCTGGCTCGGCGACCCCGCCGCCGGGGACGCCGTGGTCACCGGCTCGCACCTGGACTCCGTGCCCGACGGCGGCGCCTTCGACGGCCCCCTCGGTGTCGTCTCCTCCTTCGCCGCGCTCGACGAACTCCGAGCCCGTGGAGTGCAGTTCACCAAGCCCCTCGCCATCGTCAACTTCGGCGACGAGGAGGGCGCCCGGTTCGGGCTCGCCTGCGTCGGCTCCCGGCTGGCCGCCGGACAGCTCACCGTCGACCAGGCGCACCGGCTCACCGACGCCGACGGCATCACCCTGCCGCAGGCCATGGAACGCGCCGGGTACGACCCCGCCGGCATCGGCCCCGACCCCGAGCGGCTCGGCCGGATCGGCGCCTTCGTCGAACTCCACGTCGAGCAGGGCCGCGCCCTCGACATCGGCGGCGACCAGGTCGGCATCGCCAGCGCCATCTGGCCGCACGGCCGCTGGCGCTTCGACTTCCGGGGCGAGGCCAACCACGCCGGCACGACCCGGCTCGTGGACCGTCACGACCCGATGCTGCCGTACGCCGAGACCGTCCTCGCCGCCCGCCGCGAGGCCCGGCTCGCGGGCGCCGTCGCCACCTTCGGCAAGATCGCGGTCGAGCCCAACGGCGTGAACGCCATCCCCTCCCTCGTGCGCGGCTGGCTCGACTCCCGCGCCGCCGACCAGGCGACCCTCGACACGGTCGTCGGCGGCGTCGAGAAGGCGGCCCGCGAGTACGCCGACGCGCAGGGCGTCGAACTCGACGTGATCCGCGAGTCGTTCACCCCCGTCGTCGAGTTCGAGCACGCCCTGCGCGACGAACTCGCCCGCATCCTGGGCAAGGAGCGGGACGCCGTCCTGAACGTCCCCGTTCTCGGGACCGGTGCCGGACACGACGCCGGAATCCTCTCCGGCACCGTCCCGACCGCCATGCTGTTCGTACGCAACCCCACGGGTGTCTCGCACTCCCCGGCGGAGTTCGCCGCCGAGGACGACTGCGTGGCCGGGGTGACCGCACTCGCCGACGTACTCGAAGGGCTGGCCTGCAGGTGA